The following proteins come from a genomic window of Rhodoligotrophos sp. CJ14:
- a CDS encoding MurR/RpiR family transcriptional regulator, translated as MVATRDHTAAGTGETVAERLRLGLDRLTRSERHLAGTLLADYPVAGLTNVAELARRAGVSAPTVIRMLQKLGFTGYPEFQEALRSELAAQFSTPLTKYARGASRAPDGHMLNRFSGAVIDNLQSSLRIADHRSFDAIVERLADQDHGVHMVGGRLSRVLADYLFTQLHGLRPGVSVLPGTTTLWPQHLANMQDGDTLVIFDVRRYERDLIELAEIAARRGAVIVLFTDQWMSPISAVARHVLPLRIEAPSSWDSLAVPMIMVEALLAATAERIWPDAAERLGLMEQLFDEMRQFRK; from the coding sequence ATGGTCGCGACCCGCGATCATACTGCAGCCGGGACAGGCGAGACGGTCGCCGAGCGGCTAAGGCTCGGCCTCGACCGGCTGACCCGGTCGGAGCGCCATCTTGCGGGCACGCTGCTCGCCGATTATCCCGTTGCCGGCCTCACCAATGTGGCGGAGCTCGCGCGGCGGGCAGGGGTGAGCGCGCCGACCGTCATCCGCATGCTGCAGAAGCTCGGGTTCACCGGCTATCCCGAGTTTCAGGAGGCGTTGCGGAGCGAGCTGGCCGCGCAGTTCTCCACGCCGCTCACCAAGTATGCGCGCGGGGCGTCGCGGGCGCCGGACGGGCATATGCTCAACCGGTTCTCCGGGGCGGTGATCGATAATCTGCAGAGTTCGCTCAGGATCGCCGATCACCGCTCGTTCGATGCCATTGTCGAACGGCTGGCGGATCAGGATCACGGCGTGCATATGGTGGGCGGGCGGCTCAGCCGGGTGCTTGCCGATTATCTCTTCACGCAGCTACATGGGTTGCGGCCCGGCGTTTCCGTCCTGCCGGGCACGACCACCCTATGGCCGCAGCATCTCGCCAATATGCAGGATGGCGATACGCTGGTGATCTTCGATGTTCGCCGCTACGAGCGGGATCTGATCGAGCTTGCCGAGATTGCGGCGCGGCGGGGCGCCGTGATCGTATTGTTCACGGATCAGTGGATGTCGCCGATCAGTGCGGTTGCTCGCCACGTTCTGCCGCTGCGGATCGAGGCACCGTCCAGCTGGGATTCGCTCGCGGTGCCGATGATCATGGTCGAGGCGCTGCTTGCCGCCACCGCCGAGCGCATCTGGCCGGACGCTGCCGAGCGGCTGGGCTTGATGGAGCAGCTGTTCGACGAGATGCGCCAGTTCAGGAAATAG
- a CDS encoding SPFH domain-containing protein: MFEGLSIFVVVLLVVVLLAIFQGIRVIPQGSNWTVERFGRYTKTLQPGLNLIVPFIDRIGAKLNMMEQVLDIPSQEVITRDNAMVEVNGVAFYQVLDAAKAAYEVSGLENAIVNLTLTNIRTVMGSMDLDELLSKRDEINQRLITVVDQATHPWGVKVTRIEIRDINPPRDLVDSMARQMKAEREKRARILEAEGVRAAEILRAEGQKQATVLEAEGRKEAAFRDAEARERAAEAEAKATQMVSDAIATGNIQAINYFVATKYVDALSELASAPNQKVLMMPVDATSILGAVGGIAELTRAAFGGDGDGRPAPRGGQRPVGTGAEASAPRRRSTGAVPQVSSPMQGGPTTPSSGPATE; this comes from the coding sequence ATGTTCGAAGGGCTGTCCATTTTCGTCGTGGTGCTGCTGGTGGTGGTGCTGCTGGCGATCTTCCAGGGCATTCGCGTCATTCCGCAGGGCTCCAACTGGACCGTCGAGCGTTTCGGGCGTTACACCAAGACCCTGCAGCCGGGCCTCAATCTCATCGTCCCCTTCATCGATCGGATCGGTGCCAAGCTCAACATGATGGAGCAGGTGCTGGACATTCCAAGCCAGGAGGTGATCACCCGAGACAATGCCATGGTCGAGGTGAACGGGGTTGCCTTCTACCAGGTGCTCGATGCTGCCAAGGCCGCCTATGAGGTCTCAGGGCTCGAGAATGCCATCGTCAATCTCACCCTCACCAATATCCGGACGGTGATGGGGTCGATGGATCTCGATGAACTCCTGTCCAAGCGTGATGAGATCAACCAGCGGCTGATCACGGTTGTCGATCAGGCCACTCATCCCTGGGGCGTAAAGGTCACCCGGATCGAGATCCGCGACATCAACCCGCCGCGGGACCTGGTGGATTCGATGGCGCGCCAGATGAAGGCAGAACGCGAGAAGCGGGCCCGCATCCTCGAGGCGGAGGGCGTGCGGGCTGCGGAGATCCTGCGCGCGGAGGGCCAGAAGCAGGCAACGGTCTTGGAAGCCGAGGGGCGCAAGGAAGCCGCCTTTCGCGATGCGGAAGCACGCGAGCGGGCAGCGGAAGCAGAGGCCAAGGCAACGCAGATGGTGAGCGATGCGATTGCCACCGGCAACATCCAGGCGATCAATTATTTCGTGGCCACCAAATACGTGGATGCACTGAGTGAGCTTGCCTCGGCGCCCAATCAGAAGGTGCTGATGATGCCCGTGGATGCCACATCGATTCTCGGTGCGGTCGGCGGGATCGCGGAGCTTACGCGCGCGGCATTCGGCGGGGATGGCGATGGGCGGCCAGCGCCACGCGGCGGGCAAAGGCCGGTTGGCACCGGGGCAGAGGCCTCGGCCCCGAGGCGGCGGTCGACGGGTGCTGTGCCGCAAGTCTCGAGCCCCATGCAGGGCGGCCCGACGACGCCATCCTCTGGCCCGGCGACCGAGTGA
- a CDS encoding phenylacetate--CoA ligase family protein: MADHFDALETRDPKERERDLFSRLPGLIGMAIARAPGWARHLGAIDPAAVTTRETLATLPVLRKSDLKDLQEEEPPFGGFAVTQGRTPPRLFMSPGPIYEPQSEGGDPWRGARSLFAAGFRPGDIVLNCFAYHLTPGGFMMDTAARALGCSVIPGGVGNTEMQVEAIAHLKPNGYTGTPDFLKILLDKADELGRDASSITKALVSGAALPASLRQELQGRGIAVRQAYGLAEVGTVAFETEALEGMVVDENIILEIVKPGTGDPVPEGEIGEVVVTTFSETYPMIRLATGDLSAVMPGQSPCGRTNVRIKGWMGRADQTAKVKGMFVRPGQVADIAKRHPELGRLRLVITREGEQDAMTLRAESASNEEGFAQKVAATLQSLTKIRGSVELVPPGSLPADGKVIADERSYS, translated from the coding sequence ATGGCAGATCACTTCGATGCTCTCGAAACCCGCGATCCCAAGGAGCGTGAGCGGGATCTTTTCAGCCGGCTGCCTGGGCTCATCGGAATGGCAATTGCCAGAGCGCCGGGATGGGCACGTCATCTCGGGGCGATCGATCCGGCCGCGGTCACCACGCGCGAGACGCTCGCCACATTGCCGGTGCTGCGCAAGAGCGATCTGAAGGACCTGCAGGAGGAAGAGCCACCGTTCGGCGGGTTTGCCGTCACTCAAGGGCGGACGCCGCCGCGGCTATTCATGTCGCCCGGCCCGATCTACGAGCCGCAGAGCGAGGGCGGCGACCCATGGCGGGGCGCGCGCTCGCTGTTTGCGGCAGGGTTCCGTCCCGGTGACATCGTGCTCAACTGCTTTGCCTATCACCTCACGCCGGGCGGCTTCATGATGGATACGGCGGCACGAGCGCTCGGCTGCAGTGTCATTCCAGGTGGGGTCGGCAATACCGAGATGCAGGTCGAGGCGATCGCGCATCTCAAACCGAACGGCTATACGGGCACACCGGACTTCCTCAAGATCCTGCTCGACAAGGCGGACGAGCTCGGTAGGGACGCCTCGTCGATCACCAAGGCGCTTGTGTCGGGCGCGGCGCTGCCGGCTTCCTTAAGGCAGGAGCTTCAAGGGCGCGGGATCGCGGTGCGCCAGGCTTATGGGCTTGCGGAAGTCGGCACGGTCGCGTTCGAGACGGAGGCGCTCGAGGGCATGGTGGTGGACGAGAACATCATCCTCGAGATCGTTAAGCCAGGCACCGGCGATCCGGTGCCCGAGGGGGAGATCGGCGAGGTGGTGGTGACCACGTTCAGTGAGACCTATCCGATGATCCGCCTTGCCACCGGTGATCTTTCGGCCGTCATGCCGGGGCAATCCCCGTGCGGGCGCACCAATGTTCGGATCAAGGGGTGGATGGGACGCGCCGATCAGACCGCGAAGGTGAAGGGCATGTTCGTGCGTCCGGGCCAGGTTGCGGACATTGCCAAGCGCCACCCGGAACTGGGGCGGCTGCGGCTGGTTATCACCCGGGAGGGCGAGCAGGATGCGATGACCTTGCGGGCAGAAAGCGCCTCGAATGAGGAAGGGTTTGCCCAGAAGGTCGCCGCCACTCTGCAGTCGCTCACCAAAATTCGCGGCAGCGTCGAGCTCGTGCCGCCAGGATCGCTGCCGGCGGACGGGAAGGTGATCGCTGACGAACGCAGCTATAGCTGA
- a CDS encoding FecR family protein codes for MSRTPISPKAARTAFALGLLLNTVSGAALEAYAQSSRVGVNAAVSGQVYVTGAQAANKRQAQVKEDVYRGDVVETLRQSALQILLVDETVFTVGQNCEITIDEFVYDPNRGSGKVAATIAKGAFRFMTGKIGTANPSNVSLKTPASTIGIRGTMGEVAVGSDAVAICKAAGVGSGVRFDPASASLVALRGPGRGRNSFDKMGRIVVSGGGRSVEISEPGYAVCVPYQGAAPLGPFRLDATALAYFDTWLRSTPQGRGINPSDVTETGGALSEQNLFNQPVTNTDPLEQERDDAIQDSNIPTEEPYGGGGGEPPPDPDPVVVPQPGFEPPDMPFSFDDIRDRFFPDDPYGGGGDPYGGGDPYGGGGDPYGGG; via the coding sequence ATGAGCCGAACTCCGATTTCCCCCAAGGCGGCGCGCACCGCGTTCGCGCTGGGGCTCTTGCTCAACACGGTTTCGGGCGCAGCGCTTGAGGCTTATGCGCAGTCCAGCCGGGTTGGCGTGAATGCCGCTGTCAGCGGTCAGGTCTATGTCACCGGCGCGCAGGCTGCGAACAAGCGCCAGGCGCAGGTCAAGGAGGATGTCTATCGCGGCGACGTGGTGGAGACGCTCCGCCAATCGGCGCTGCAGATTCTGCTGGTGGACGAGACCGTGTTCACCGTCGGCCAGAACTGCGAGATCACGATCGATGAATTCGTCTATGACCCCAACCGGGGCTCAGGCAAGGTCGCCGCAACGATCGCCAAGGGCGCATTCCGGTTCATGACCGGAAAGATCGGCACCGCGAACCCGTCGAATGTGTCTCTGAAGACGCCGGCGTCCACCATCGGCATTCGCGGCACCATGGGCGAAGTGGCGGTGGGGTCGGATGCGGTCGCGATCTGCAAGGCTGCAGGTGTCGGCAGCGGCGTCCGCTTCGATCCGGCAAGCGCGAGCCTCGTTGCATTGCGCGGGCCGGGGCGCGGCCGAAACTCGTTCGACAAGATGGGGCGGATCGTCGTCTCGGGCGGCGGCCGCAGCGTCGAGATTTCCGAGCCCGGCTATGCCGTATGCGTGCCTTATCAGGGGGCGGCACCGCTCGGTCCGTTCCGGCTGGATGCGACAGCGCTCGCCTATTTCGACACCTGGCTGAGATCAACACCACAGGGCCGTGGCATCAACCCGTCTGACGTGACCGAGACGGGCGGCGCGCTGAGTGAGCAGAACCTGTTCAATCAGCCGGTCACCAATACAGATCCGCTCGAGCAGGAGCGGGACGACGCCATTCAAGACAGCAACATCCCGACCGAGGAGCCCTATGGGGGTGGTGGCGGAGAACCGCCGCCGGATCCTGATCCGGTGGTGGTGCCGCAGCCCGGGTTCGAGCCGCCAGACATGCCGTTCTCGTTCGATGATATTCGGGATCGGTTCTTCCCCGACGATCCCTATGGCGGCGGTGGCGATCCCTACGGTGGCGGCGATCCCTATGGCGGCGGCGGCGACCCGTACGGGGGCGGGTGA
- a CDS encoding NUDIX hydrolase has protein sequence MPKPETPLLTTDCIAIDNAGRVVLIRRKNPPFEGSYALPGGFVDVGETVEDACRRELKEETGLDAGELTLVGVYSSPDRDPRFHTASVVFLTGIGNQVPVAGDDAAHAELVEDWRRIDFAFDHGQVMRDAERLLKR, from the coding sequence ATGCCCAAGCCTGAAACACCGCTTCTCACGACGGATTGCATCGCCATCGACAATGCCGGGCGGGTGGTCCTGATCCGCCGCAAGAACCCGCCATTTGAGGGCTCCTATGCGTTGCCTGGCGGCTTTGTGGATGTGGGAGAGACGGTGGAGGATGCTTGCCGGCGCGAGCTGAAGGAGGAGACGGGGCTCGATGCGGGCGAGCTCACGCTGGTCGGGGTCTATTCCTCGCCCGACCGCGATCCGCGCTTCCATACGGCGAGCGTGGTGTTCCTCACCGGGATCGGCAATCAGGTGCCGGTCGCGGGAGATGACGCGGCCCATGCGGAGCTGGTGGAGGACTGGAGAAGGATCGACTTCGCATTCGATCATGGCCAGGTCATGAGGGACGCCGAGCGGCTGTTGAAGCGGTAA
- a CDS encoding iron-containing alcohol dehydrogenase, giving the protein MTLTANWNYPTTVRFGAGRIKELGKACRDAGITKPLLVTDPGLAALPMVAQVIDILKADGLSAAVFSDVKANPNEANVSAGVETYRKGGHDGVIALGGGSGLDAGKAVAFMQGQTRPIWDFEDIGDWWTRANAGAIAPIVAIPTTAGTGSEVGRASVITNEATHEKKIIFHPKLLPAIVIADPELTIGLPAKLTAATGMDALAHNLEAYCAPGYHPMAAGIAVEGMRLIKQWLPKATANGGDIEARSQMLAASSMGAAAFQRGLGAVHALSHPIGGLYDAHHGTLNGVLMPYVLVANREAVEDRITDAAHYMGITGGFKGFLDWLVALRSELGIPNTLRELGVGEDRLDQIAEMAIRDPSAGGNPIAFSQEQYRDIAARAVRGELKL; this is encoded by the coding sequence ATGACACTGACCGCCAACTGGAATTATCCGACGACGGTGCGTTTCGGCGCCGGCCGCATCAAGGAATTGGGCAAGGCCTGCCGGGATGCAGGCATCACGAAGCCGCTGCTGGTGACCGATCCCGGCCTCGCCGCCCTGCCCATGGTGGCGCAGGTCATCGATATTCTGAAAGCCGACGGGCTTTCGGCCGCAGTGTTCTCGGACGTCAAGGCCAATCCGAACGAGGCCAATGTTTCGGCTGGTGTTGAGACCTATCGCAAGGGCGGCCATGACGGTGTGATCGCGCTGGGCGGCGGCTCGGGGCTCGATGCGGGCAAGGCGGTCGCCTTCATGCAGGGACAGACCCGGCCGATTTGGGATTTCGAGGATATCGGTGACTGGTGGACCCGGGCCAATGCCGGGGCGATCGCGCCGATCGTGGCCATACCGACCACGGCTGGCACAGGCTCGGAAGTGGGGCGGGCATCGGTCATCACCAATGAGGCGACCCACGAAAAGAAGATCATCTTCCATCCGAAGCTGCTGCCGGCCATCGTCATCGCCGATCCCGAGCTGACCATAGGTCTGCCGGCGAAGCTGACCGCGGCGACCGGTATGGACGCGCTTGCGCATAATCTGGAAGCCTATTGTGCGCCAGGATATCACCCCATGGCGGCAGGCATCGCGGTCGAGGGCATGCGGCTGATCAAGCAATGGCTGCCCAAGGCCACCGCGAATGGCGGGGATATCGAAGCCCGCAGCCAGATGCTTGCCGCATCCTCGATGGGGGCTGCCGCATTCCAGCGCGGGCTTGGGGCGGTGCATGCGCTCTCGCATCCGATCGGCGGGCTTTACGATGCCCATCACGGCACTCTCAACGGCGTGCTGATGCCTTATGTGCTGGTGGCAAATCGCGAGGCGGTCGAGGACAGGATCACCGATGCGGCGCATTACATGGGCATTACCGGCGGGTTCAAAGGCTTTCTCGACTGGCTGGTGGCGCTGCGCTCGGAACTGGGCATCCCGAACACACTGAGAGAGCTCGGGGTTGGCGAAGACAGGCTCGACCAGATCGCAGAGATGGCCATTCGGGATCCCTCTGCCGGCGGCAACCCGATCGCCTTCTCTCAGGAGCAGTATCGGGACATTGCCGCCCGTGCGGTGCGGGGCGAGCTCAAGCTCTGA
- the hemH gene encoding ferrochelatase, with the protein MARLREMEMMEAAEQQPRSGGGAASALPYIQSRVQDAGKIGVLIVNLGTPEATSYWPMRRYLREFLSDRRVIEVNPLVWQVILNVFVLSTRPKKSGEAYAKIWNRSRNESPLKTVTRAQAEKVAQRLAGVPGIVVDWAMRYGLPPIAERLDHLVAQGCDRMLLFPLYPQYAAATTATVQDKAFDALKTLRRQPALRTVPAYFDHPAYIDALAQSLQSHLQSLSWRPDKIIASYHGLPEDYVEKGDPYYEQCAATTRLLRERMGLGEGDLVMTFQSRFGRAEWIKPYTAETIADLPGQGTKNLVVITPGFAADCVETLEEIAIGAAEIFHEAGGENFSVVPCLNDSDISVEMLTTIIEDELQGWR; encoded by the coding sequence ATGGCACGGTTACGTGAAATGGAGATGATGGAGGCTGCCGAACAGCAGCCCCGCTCGGGGGGCGGAGCGGCGAGCGCCTTGCCCTATATCCAGAGCCGGGTGCAGGATGCCGGGAAGATTGGCGTTCTGATCGTCAATCTGGGCACGCCCGAGGCAACGTCCTATTGGCCGATGCGCCGTTACCTCCGGGAGTTCCTGTCGGACCGGCGGGTCATCGAGGTCAATCCGCTGGTCTGGCAGGTGATTCTCAACGTATTCGTGCTCAGCACGCGACCGAAGAAGAGCGGCGAGGCCTATGCGAAGATCTGGAACCGGTCGCGCAACGAGAGTCCGCTGAAGACGGTGACGCGCGCCCAGGCCGAAAAGGTCGCACAGCGCCTTGCGGGGGTGCCAGGCATCGTCGTGGATTGGGCAATGCGCTATGGGCTGCCGCCGATTGCCGAGCGGCTCGACCATCTGGTGGCGCAGGGCTGCGACAGGATGTTGCTGTTCCCGCTCTATCCACAATATGCGGCGGCCACGACAGCGACGGTGCAGGATAAGGCCTTCGATGCGCTGAAGACCCTGCGGCGTCAGCCGGCGCTGCGCACGGTGCCCGCCTATTTCGACCATCCCGCCTATATTGATGCGCTGGCGCAGTCCTTGCAGAGCCACCTGCAGAGCCTGAGCTGGCGACCGGACAAGATCATCGCGTCCTATCACGGGCTGCCGGAAGACTATGTCGAGAAGGGCGATCCCTATTATGAGCAATGCGCGGCGACCACGCGGTTGTTGCGCGAGCGCATGGGGCTCGGCGAGGGCGACCTCGTGATGACCTTCCAGTCTCGGTTCGGCCGCGCCGAGTGGATCAAGCCCTATACGGCGGAGACGATTGCGGATCTGCCTGGTCAGGGCACAAAGAACCTGGTCGTCATCACACCAGGCTTTGCCGCTGACTGCGTGGAGACGCTGGAGGAGATCGCGATCGGGGCGGCGGAGATCTTCCACGAGGCGGGCGGCGAGAATTTCTCCGTGGTGCCGTGCCTCAACGATAGCGACATCTCGGTTGAGATGCTCACCACCATCATCGAGGATGAGCTGCAGGGCTGGCGCTAG
- a CDS encoding CHASE2 domain-containing protein: protein MALATVVLLALFRPALLETLTGFLFDSYQRFSPRGNFDSPIRIIDIDEESLARLGQWPWDRDLIARMVEHLQEAGAAAIAFDIVFAEPDRTSPARVLKRLEQKFPNLGAQLPQSLPDNDATLATAFSQSNAVAGMILTPLGDDPPPPAKAGFAFAGTDPKSYLPDFGGAVANLPILDEAAPGLGFINYRPGYDRVVRAVPLVGRYGDLLYPSLALEALRVAQGASAIQIRSTAASGEIEIGENAGMVAIRVGEFTIPTSAEGEMWVHYTNGPQENVLPAWEIAGDTIDADRLRSLVEGHIVLIGTSAAGLLDIVATPISNAVPGVFVQAEVIDQILDGSFLQRPDWAPGAELFMVLAIGGLLIWLLPRHNASWGAAIGIAAIILAIALSWLAFDNHHLLLTPVYPALAVILVYVAVTGVLFLLTEQERQSIRQAFSLYLAPPLVERLAEEPERLKLGGEDRELTIMFSDIRGFTTLSEGLAPQELTRLINDFLTPMSDELLKGGATIDKYIGDAIMAFWNAPLPADDHSARACATVLKMLQRLDEVREKINRPLQIGIGLNTGICCVGNLGSAQRFNYSAIGDCVNLASRIEGLTKKYGVSILAGQSTVNAARDFAFIEVDQVRVVGKTEPVRIHALLGGPEMKQKASFARLLAAHDEMLEAFRKGCWNKAASLLDATEQVADSLPVQGLMASYRRRITQYCVNPPAEWDGITDMESK, encoded by the coding sequence GTGGCACTGGCCACCGTCGTATTACTCGCGCTGTTCCGGCCGGCACTGCTTGAGACCTTGACAGGCTTTCTTTTCGACAGTTATCAGCGCTTCAGTCCCCGCGGGAACTTCGATTCACCCATCAGAATCATAGACATAGATGAAGAGAGCCTCGCCCGCCTCGGCCAGTGGCCATGGGATCGCGACCTCATTGCGCGCATGGTCGAGCATCTCCAAGAGGCGGGGGCCGCCGCCATCGCCTTCGATATCGTCTTCGCCGAACCCGATCGCACCTCGCCGGCCCGGGTATTGAAGCGCCTTGAGCAGAAATTTCCCAATTTGGGTGCACAGCTCCCGCAGTCGCTTCCCGACAATGATGCAACCCTGGCCACTGCGTTTAGCCAGTCCAATGCGGTTGCCGGCATGATCTTGACGCCGCTGGGGGATGACCCTCCCCCACCGGCGAAGGCCGGTTTTGCCTTTGCCGGCACCGATCCCAAGAGCTACCTGCCCGACTTTGGCGGCGCGGTCGCCAATCTGCCGATCCTGGATGAGGCAGCACCGGGCCTGGGATTCATCAATTACCGGCCCGGCTATGACCGCGTGGTCCGCGCGGTGCCTCTCGTGGGCCGCTATGGCGACCTGCTCTATCCCTCCCTCGCCCTTGAGGCTCTCCGTGTCGCGCAAGGCGCGAGCGCCATCCAGATTCGCTCGACAGCGGCCAGTGGTGAGATCGAAATCGGCGAGAATGCCGGCATGGTCGCGATCAGGGTCGGTGAGTTCACCATCCCGACCTCCGCCGAAGGCGAGATGTGGGTCCATTACACCAACGGGCCACAGGAGAATGTCTTGCCCGCCTGGGAAATCGCCGGCGACACCATCGATGCTGATCGGCTCCGCAGCCTCGTGGAAGGCCACATCGTCCTGATCGGCACCAGTGCCGCGGGCCTGCTCGATATCGTGGCAACGCCCATCTCCAATGCGGTGCCGGGCGTGTTCGTCCAGGCGGAGGTCATCGACCAGATTCTGGATGGCAGCTTCCTACAACGGCCTGATTGGGCACCGGGAGCCGAGCTTTTTATGGTGCTTGCCATTGGCGGCCTGCTCATCTGGCTGCTGCCCCGCCATAATGCCAGCTGGGGCGCAGCGATCGGCATTGCGGCCATCATCCTGGCCATAGCCCTCTCATGGCTTGCCTTCGATAATCACCACCTCCTGCTCACGCCGGTTTACCCCGCCCTTGCCGTGATCCTGGTCTATGTCGCGGTGACCGGCGTCCTCTTCCTGCTCACCGAGCAGGAGCGCCAGAGCATACGTCAGGCCTTCAGCCTCTATCTGGCACCGCCTCTGGTCGAACGGCTGGCCGAGGAGCCCGAGCGCCTGAAGCTCGGTGGCGAGGACCGGGAACTCACCATCATGTTCTCGGACATCCGTGGCTTCACCACCCTTTCGGAGGGCTTGGCGCCCCAGGAATTGACCCGGCTGATCAATGATTTTCTCACCCCCATGAGTGATGAACTCCTCAAAGGTGGCGCCACGATCGACAAATATATTGGGGATGCGATCATGGCGTTCTGGAACGCGCCCCTGCCGGCGGATGACCACTCGGCACGCGCCTGTGCCACGGTGCTCAAGATGCTGCAACGCCTGGACGAGGTGCGTGAGAAGATCAATCGCCCGCTGCAGATTGGCATTGGGCTGAACACCGGTATCTGCTGCGTGGGCAATCTCGGCTCTGCCCAGCGCTTCAATTATTCCGCGATCGGCGATTGTGTGAACCTCGCGTCCCGCATCGAGGGCCTCACCAAGAAATACGGAGTTTCCATTCTCGCAGGCCAGTCGACGGTGAATGCGGCGCGCGATTTCGCCTTCATCGAGGTCGATCAGGTGCGCGTGGTCGGCAAGACCGAGCCGGTGCGCATTCATGCTCTGCTCGGCGGCCCCGAGATGAAGCAGAAAGCGAGCTTCGCCCGCCTGCTTGCGGCCCATGACGAAATGCTGGAGGCCTTTCGCAAGGGCTGCTGGAACAAGGCAGCCAGCCTGCTCGATGCGACTGAACAGGTTGCAGACAGCCTTCCCGTGCAGGGCCTCATGGCGAGCTACCGGCGCCGGATCACCCAATATTGCGTGAACCCACCAGCGGAGTGGGACGGCATCACCGATATGGAAAGCAAGTAA
- a CDS encoding aldehyde dehydrogenase family protein, whose protein sequence is MTETVKIISPVDGRVYAERPVAGEAEVWAAFRAARAAQKEWARVSVAERGRYCAAMIEALKAKSTEIVPELAWQMGRPVRYGAGELRGFEERARYMIEIAEEALSAIDPGPKDGFKRYIKREPLGVIFTIAPWNYPYLTAVNSVVPALMAGNAVVLKHASQTLLVGERIAEAFKAAGLPEGLFQNLAISHDLTTKAISGGLADMVCFTGSVEGGRSMENAAVGQFIGMGLELGGKDPAYVRRDANIAHAIENLVDGAFFNSGQSCCGIERIYVDAPVYDEFVEGAVALTRGYVLGNPLEEATTLGPMVKASAADFVRGQIEAAVRAGARAHIDEGGFAMSKPGTPYLAPQILTEVDHQMSVMRDESFGPVVGIMKVAGDDEAVTLMNDSPFGLTAAIWSEDAEAAEAIGDRLETGTVFLNRCDYLDPALAWTGVKDSGRGVTLSRIGYEVLTRPKSFHLRVKTG, encoded by the coding sequence GTGACCGAGACCGTGAAGATCATCTCGCCCGTGGACGGGCGGGTCTATGCCGAGCGCCCCGTGGCTGGTGAAGCCGAAGTTTGGGCGGCCTTTCGCGCCGCACGTGCCGCGCAGAAGGAATGGGCGCGGGTCTCCGTTGCCGAGCGCGGACGCTATTGCGCGGCCATGATCGAGGCGCTCAAGGCCAAGAGCACGGAAATCGTGCCGGAGCTTGCCTGGCAGATGGGCCGGCCGGTGCGCTATGGGGCAGGGGAGCTGCGTGGCTTCGAGGAGCGGGCCCGCTATATGATCGAGATCGCCGAGGAGGCGCTTTCGGCCATCGATCCCGGCCCGAAGGATGGGTTCAAGCGCTATATCAAGCGCGAGCCGCTGGGCGTTATCTTCACCATCGCGCCCTGGAACTATCCTTATCTCACCGCGGTCAATTCCGTCGTCCCGGCGCTGATGGCCGGCAATGCGGTGGTGCTGAAGCATGCGAGCCAGACGCTGCTGGTGGGCGAGCGTATCGCGGAGGCCTTCAAGGCCGCGGGCTTGCCGGAGGGCCTGTTCCAAAATCTGGCCATCAGCCATGACCTGACCACCAAGGCGATCAGCGGCGGGCTTGCCGATATGGTGTGCTTCACCGGCTCAGTCGAAGGCGGCAGGTCAATGGAGAATGCAGCCGTCGGGCAGTTCATCGGCATGGGACTTGAGCTCGGCGGGAAGGACCCGGCCTATGTGCGGCGCGATGCCAATATCGCCCATGCCATCGAAAATCTGGTCGATGGCGCCTTCTTCAATTCCGGCCAGTCCTGCTGCGGAATCGAGCGGATCTATGTGGATGCGCCGGTCTATGACGAGTTCGTGGAAGGCGCTGTCGCGCTCACCCGCGGCTATGTGCTGGGCAATCCGCTGGAGGAGGCGACGACGCTGGGCCCGATGGTGAAGGCGAGCGCCGCCGATTTCGTGCGCGGACAGATCGAAGCCGCGGTGCGTGCTGGCGCCCGCGCTCATATCGATGAGGGCGGCTTTGCCATGAGCAAGCCGGGCACGCCTTATCTCGCGCCGCAAATTCTCACCGAGGTCGACCATCAGATGTCGGTCATGCGGGATGAGAGCTTCGGGCCGGTGGTCGGCATCATGAAGGTTGCGGGCGATGACGAGGCGGTCACGCTGATGAATGACAGCCCGTTCGGCCTCACCGCCGCGATCTGGAGCGAGGATGCGGAGGCGGCGGAAGCCATTGGCGACAGGCTCGAGACCGGCACGGTGTTCCTCAACCGGTGCGACTATCTCGATCCGGCGCTGGCCTGGACGGGCGTTAAGGATTCCGGCCGCGGCGTGACCCTGTCGCGCATCGGCTATGAGGTGCTGACCCGGCCCAAGTCGTTCCACCTTCGCGTCAAGACTGGTTGA